A genomic region of Manihot esculenta cultivar AM560-2 chromosome 15, M.esculenta_v8, whole genome shotgun sequence contains the following coding sequences:
- the LOC110602337 gene encoding protein ENHANCED DOWNY MILDEW 2 isoform X5, with protein MASSDDEADAGPRSVSNYYFVDDEDAPTSFSVLPFDWSESESVKEVEKQQIFLQGSVDNGLQTIHKEVKAWKFDLLNEIPLISVLTKENNWIKLEKPRKSFEEIIRTVLITVHCLHFTRRNPEASGKSVWDHLCRVFSLYEVRPSLNDLVDHMALISEAVKRDDWLGKSKFLLSLVEEKPKKRKLSDEDVKSTALSAFIVDDDILEDAVENESDEDEELFDSVCTFCDNGGNLLCCEGSCMRSFHPTFNDGVESKCESLGFTQREVDAIERFLCKNCEYNKHQCFACGELGSSDKSSGAEVFRCANATCGYFYHPRCIAKLVQQEDEVAVEELEKKVARGEPFTCPIHKCCVCRKGENKKIKELQFAVCRRCPTSYHRKCLPKEIVFEKKEAAKGEGEEEEGEEEEEEEGEEEEEEGEAARAWEDLLPNRILIYCLKHEIVEHLGTPVRDIRFPDVEGKNKKRMLELPGSSRKVLAKKRRLTSEDSFSAKTAAKAPEHSYSGVRKFASADKSEKILSGSNSLRKAKKNDAFRKTFKEKTKCNSTEVDRSATTTVNKMSLGDRLYSLMTKRSGQGKLQKQDEDKSVTVKTSARKLSSEIPALDAETEKRILALIKESASSITLDDVKKKHEVPSTHAYSSKTVVDKTITAGKVEGTVEAVRTALRKLEDGCSTEDAKAVCEPEVLNQVFRWKNKLRVYLAPFLYGMRYTSFGRHFTKVEKLKEIVNVLHWYVQDGDMVVDFCCGANDFSCLMKKKLEETGKKCSYKNYDVFQPKNDFNFEKRDWMTVRPDELPKRGSQLIMGLNPPFGVKAALANKFIDKALEFRPKLLILIVPPETERLDKKHTPYDLVWEDDHFLSGKSFYLPGSVDENDKQMEQWNVTAPPLYLWSRPDWTVRHKAISKKHDHLSMRKGESDLVKSCLETKIPDHTVEIHCHNADTAEVTGDLSVEHKEKSNHEGPVVGGRKECSHKSGDRESQDSHGPERSRSKEETSRKIKHSEDKTSKGAVEKLPSNRWKGGTSPGSDMYKVMPHCSPTNVVNGRSRQEVPPSRSVEMPMNGDVRENSLPNLESGMPSSRMPYGMACGGSASYIHEDVGRKYSMDSIEYSHSIHGFSHANMEEQSTGNMRESAESFSYRSYMTELERGPDMRSQIRAYGQDVDSSVQRNYLGGHEPGYGQMGSLSSIPYGHMGPAVESSYRMNMSAMQRYAPRLDELNHTRMNDFGPDPSMLNRNNALYDPRAPRPGVPGNHGDSMGFAPGPQHLYPHNSAGWLNE; from the exons ATGGCATCTTCAGATGACGAGGCTGATGCTGGGCCAAGATCTGTCTCAAACTACTATTTTGTGGATGATGAAGATGCACCAACTTCATTCTCAGTGTTACCATTTGATTGGAGCGAAAGTGAGAGTGTCAAAGAGGTGGAAAAGCAACAGATATTCTTGCAAGGGAGTGTAGACAATGGACTTCAGACCATACACAAGGAAGTCAAAGCATGGAAATTTGATCTCTTGAATGAAATTCCACTTATATCAGTGCTCACAAAGGAGAATAATTGGATCAAACTGGAAAAGCCGAGGAAGAGCTTTGAGGAAATAATAAGGACAGTGTTGATTACAGTGCACTGTCTTCATTTTACAAGGAGGAATCCAGAGGCATCTGGTAAATCTGTGTGGGACCACTTGTGCAGAGTTTTCAG CTTATACGAGGTTAGACCTTCTCTAAATGATTTGGTGGACCACATGGCTTTAATATCTGAAGCTGTTAAACGGGATGATTGGTTAGGGAAGTCCAAG TTTCTACTCTCACTTGTTGAGGAAAAACCAAAGAAGAGAAAGCTCTCTGATGAG GATGTTAAGTCTACTGCTCTATCTGCATTTATAGTTGATGATGACATCCTTGAAGATGCAGTAGAGAATGAGTCTGATGAAGATGAGGAGTTGTTTGATTCTGTTTGTACATTTTGTGATAATGGTGGCAACCTTCTATG CTGTGAAGGGAGTTGTATGAGATCATTTCATCCAACTTTTAATGATGGGGTAGAGTCTAAGTGTGAGTCTCTTGGCTTTACACAGCGGGAAGTTGAT GCAATTGAGAGGTTTTTGTGTAAGAATTGTGAATATAACAAACATCAGTGCTTTGCTTGTGGAGAGTTGGGTTCCTCTGATAAATCTTCTGGTGCTGAG GTGTTTCGTTGTGCTAATGCAACCTGCGGTTACTTTTATCACCCACGTTGTATTGCAAAGTTAGTTCAACAAGAGGATGAAGTTGCTGTTGAGGAGCTTGAGAAAAAAGTTGCTAGAGGGGAGCCTTTTACTTGCCCCATTCATAAGTGCTGCGTTTGTAGAAAAGGAGAGAATAAGAAGATCAAGGAGCTACAATTTGCTGTATGCAGGCGGTGTCCCACATCATACCACCGAAAATGCTTGCCAAA GGAGATAGTATTTGAAAAGAAAGAAGCAGCCAAAGGAgaaggggaagaagaagaaggggaagaagaagaagaagaagaaggggaagaagaagaagaagaaggggaaGCAGCAAGAGCATGGGAGGATCTCTTGCCAAACCGTATACTAATATATTGCTT AAAACATGAGATCGTTGAGCACCTTGGAACTCCGGTTAGAGACATAAGGTTTCCTGATGTGgagggaaaaaataaaaagcggATGTTAGAGTTGCCTGGAAGCTCAAGGAAAGTTTTGGCAAAGAAAAGAAGGCTTACATCAGAAGATTCATTTTCAGCAAAAACTGCTGCTAAAGCACCTGAACACTCATATTCTGGTGTGAGAAAGTTTGCAAGTGCTGACAAAAGTGAAAAAATATTATCTGGATCAAATTCCTTGAGGAAAGCAAAAAAAAATGATGCATTCAGGAAGACTTTTAAGGAAAAAACAAAGTGTAACTCAACAGAGGTGGATAGGTCTGCAACAACTACAGTAAACAAGATGTCACTGGGTGACAGATTATATAGTTTGATGACAAAAAGGTCCGGACAAGGTAAACTCCAGAAGCAAGATGAAGATAAAAGTGTGACGGTTAAGACTTCTGCCAGGAAGTTAAGCAGTGAAATACCTGCATTGGATGCTGAAACAGAAAAGAG AATATTGGCTTTAATAAAAGAGTCTGCATCATCAATCACTTTGGATGATGTTAAGAAAAAGCATGAAGTTCcatctacacatgcatactcaTCAAAAACTGTTGTTGACAAGACCATTACAGCAGGAAAGGTGGAGGGTACAGTTGAG GCTGTTAGGACAGCTTTAAGGAAGCTTGAAGATGGCTGCAGCACTGAAGATGCGAAAGCTGTTTGTGAACCAGAGGTTCTGAATCAGGTTTTTAGGTGGAAG AATAAGCTCAGAGTGTATCTTGCGCCGTTTCTATATGGAATGCGATATACATCATTTGGCCGCCATTTCACAAAAGTGGAGAAGCTCAAAGAG ATTGTCAATGTGCTCCACTGGTATGTACAAGATGGTGATATG GTTGTTGATTTCTGTTGTGGTGCGAATGATTTCAGTTGTCTCATGAAAAAGAAGCTTGAAGAGACAGGAAAGAAGTGCTCATATAAAAACTATGATGTTTTTCAACCAAAG AACGATTTCAATTTTGAGAAGAGGGATTGGATGACTGTTCGTCCAGATGAGCTGCCAAAAAGGGGTTCACAGTTG ATAATGGGACTAAACCCTCCTTTCGGGGTTAAAGCAGCTTTGGCCAACAAGTTCATTGACAAGGCTCTTGAATTTAGACCTAAACTCCTTATTCTGATTGTTCCGCCGGAAACCGAAAG GTTAGACAAAAAGCATACACCTTATGATCTTGTTTGGGAGGATGATCATTTTTTGTCAGGGAAG TCATTTTATCTACCTGGCTCTGTTGATGAGAATGACAAACAAATGGAACAGTGGAACGTGACTGCCCCGCCTCTTTATCTTTGGAGCAGACCCGATTGGACTGTAAGGCACAAGGCCATATCTAAAAAGCATGATCATTTATCTATGCGAAAGGGAGAATCTGATTTGGTCAAAAGTTGCCTTGAAACAAAAATCCCTGATCATACAGTGGAAATCCACTGTCACAATGCTGATACTGCAGAAGTGACAGGTGATCTTTCCGTGGAAcataaagaaaaatcaaatcatGAGGGACCTGTGGTTGGGGGTCGTAAAGAATGCTCTCATAAGAGTGGTGATAGAGAAAGCCAAGATAGTCATGGCCCTGAGAGAAGCCGGTCTAAGGAGGAGACTTCAAGGAAGATTAAGCATAGTGAAGATAAGACCAGCAAAGGAGCAGTTGAAAAATTACCCAGTAACAGATGGAAAGGTGGAACATCTCCTGGAAGTGATATGTACAAGGTAATGCCTCATTGTTCCCCGACCAATGTGGTCAATGGTAGATCCAGGCAGGAAGTTCCCCCATCTAGATCTGTCGAAATGCCCATGAACGGAGACGTTCGTGAAAATAGTTTGCCAAATTTGGAGTCGGGTATGCCTAGCTCACGTATGCCATATGGAATGGCTTGTGGTGGGAGTGCATCCTACATTCATGAAGATGTGGGAAGGAAATACAGCATGGACAGTATAGAGTATTCACATAGCATTCATGGATTTTCTCATGCCAACATGGAGGAACAGTCAACAGGGAACATGAGAGAAAGTGCAGAGAGTTTTAGTTATAGATCATATATGACAGAATTAGAAAGGGGACCAGATATGCGATCGCAAATTCGAGCTTATGGGCAAGATGTTGATTCTTCCGTCCAAAGAAATTATCTGGGTGGTCATGAACCCGGATACGGTCAAATGGGATCGCTTTCATCAATCCCTTATGGGCACATGGGTCCAGCTGTAGAGTCGTCTTATAGGATGAACATGTCTGCAATGCAGCGATACGCACCTCGGCTGGATGAATTGAACCATACAAGGATGAATGACTTTGGTCCTGATCCGTCCATGTTGAACCGAAACAATGCCTTGTACGATCCAAGAGCACCTCGACCAGGCGTTCCTGGCAACCATGGTGACTCGATGGGGTTTGCTCCAGGTCCTCAGCACCTTTATCCCCATAACTCAGCAGGTTGGCTTAATGAAtag
- the LOC110602337 gene encoding protein ENHANCED DOWNY MILDEW 2 isoform X1 — protein MASSDDEADAGPRSVSNYYFVDDEDAPTSFSVLPFDWSESESVKEVEKQQIFLQGSVDNGLQTIHKEVKAWKFDLLNEIPLISVLTKENNWIKLEKPRKSFEEIIRTVLITVHCLHFTRRNPEASGKSVWDHLCRVFSLYEVRPSLNDLVDHMALISEAVKRDDWLGKSKFLLSLVEEKPKKRKLSDEFLLSLVEEKPKKRKLSDEVIYSFALDVKSTALSAFIVDDDILEDAVENESDEDEELFDSVCTFCDNGGNLLCCEGSCMRSFHPTFNDGVESKCESLGFTQREVDAIERFLCKNCEYNKHQCFACGELGSSDKSSGAEVFRCANATCGYFYHPRCIAKLVQQEDEVAVEELEKKVARGEPFTCPIHKCCVCRKGENKKIKELQFAVCRRCPTSYHRKCLPKEIVFEKKEAAKGEGEEEEGEEEEEEEGEEEEEEGEAARAWEDLLPNRILIYCLKHEIVEHLGTPVRDIRFPDVEGKNKKRMLELPGSSRKVLAKKRRLTSEDSFSAKTAAKAPEHSYSGVRKFASADKSEKILSGSNSLRKAKKNDAFRKTFKEKTKCNSTEVDRSATTTVNKMSLGDRLYSLMTKRSGQGKLQKQDEDKSVTVKTSARKLSSEIPALDAETEKRILALIKESASSITLDDVKKKHEVPSTHAYSSKTVVDKTITAGKVEGTVEAVRTALRKLEDGCSTEDAKAVCEPEVLNQVFRWKNKLRVYLAPFLYGMRYTSFGRHFTKVEKLKEIVNVLHWYVQDGDMVVDFCCGANDFSCLMKKKLEETGKKCSYKNYDVFQPKNDFNFEKRDWMTVRPDELPKRGSQLIMGLNPPFGVKAALANKFIDKALEFRPKLLILIVPPETERLDKKHTPYDLVWEDDHFLSGKSFYLPGSVDENDKQMEQWNVTAPPLYLWSRPDWTVRHKAISKKHDHLSMRKGESDLVKSCLETKIPDHTVEIHCHNADTAEVTGDLSVEHKEKSNHEGPVVGGRKECSHKSGDRESQDSHGPERSRSKEETSRKIKHSEDKTSKGAVEKLPSNRWKGGTSPGSDMYKVMPHCSPTNVVNGRSRQEVPPSRSVEMPMNGDVRENSLPNLESGMPSSRMPYGMACGGSASYIHEDVGRKYSMDSIEYSHSIHGFSHANMEEQSTGNMRESAESFSYRSYMTELERGPDMRSQIRAYGQDVDSSVQRNYLGGHEPGYGQMGSLSSIPYGHMGPAVESSYRMNMSAMQRYAPRLDELNHTRMNDFGPDPSMLNRNNALYDPRAPRPGVPGNHGDSMGFAPGPQHLYPHNSAGWLNE, from the exons ATGGCATCTTCAGATGACGAGGCTGATGCTGGGCCAAGATCTGTCTCAAACTACTATTTTGTGGATGATGAAGATGCACCAACTTCATTCTCAGTGTTACCATTTGATTGGAGCGAAAGTGAGAGTGTCAAAGAGGTGGAAAAGCAACAGATATTCTTGCAAGGGAGTGTAGACAATGGACTTCAGACCATACACAAGGAAGTCAAAGCATGGAAATTTGATCTCTTGAATGAAATTCCACTTATATCAGTGCTCACAAAGGAGAATAATTGGATCAAACTGGAAAAGCCGAGGAAGAGCTTTGAGGAAATAATAAGGACAGTGTTGATTACAGTGCACTGTCTTCATTTTACAAGGAGGAATCCAGAGGCATCTGGTAAATCTGTGTGGGACCACTTGTGCAGAGTTTTCAG CTTATACGAGGTTAGACCTTCTCTAAATGATTTGGTGGACCACATGGCTTTAATATCTGAAGCTGTTAAACGGGATGATTGGTTAGGGAAGTCCAAG TTTCTACTCTCACTTGTTGAGGAAAAACCAAAGAAGAGAAAGCTCTCTGATGAG TTTCTACTCTCACTTGTTGAGGAAAAACCAAAGAAGAGAAAGCTCTCTGATGAGGTTATATATTCTTTTGCACTG GATGTTAAGTCTACTGCTCTATCTGCATTTATAGTTGATGATGACATCCTTGAAGATGCAGTAGAGAATGAGTCTGATGAAGATGAGGAGTTGTTTGATTCTGTTTGTACATTTTGTGATAATGGTGGCAACCTTCTATG CTGTGAAGGGAGTTGTATGAGATCATTTCATCCAACTTTTAATGATGGGGTAGAGTCTAAGTGTGAGTCTCTTGGCTTTACACAGCGGGAAGTTGAT GCAATTGAGAGGTTTTTGTGTAAGAATTGTGAATATAACAAACATCAGTGCTTTGCTTGTGGAGAGTTGGGTTCCTCTGATAAATCTTCTGGTGCTGAG GTGTTTCGTTGTGCTAATGCAACCTGCGGTTACTTTTATCACCCACGTTGTATTGCAAAGTTAGTTCAACAAGAGGATGAAGTTGCTGTTGAGGAGCTTGAGAAAAAAGTTGCTAGAGGGGAGCCTTTTACTTGCCCCATTCATAAGTGCTGCGTTTGTAGAAAAGGAGAGAATAAGAAGATCAAGGAGCTACAATTTGCTGTATGCAGGCGGTGTCCCACATCATACCACCGAAAATGCTTGCCAAA GGAGATAGTATTTGAAAAGAAAGAAGCAGCCAAAGGAgaaggggaagaagaagaaggggaagaagaagaagaagaagaaggggaagaagaagaagaagaaggggaaGCAGCAAGAGCATGGGAGGATCTCTTGCCAAACCGTATACTAATATATTGCTT AAAACATGAGATCGTTGAGCACCTTGGAACTCCGGTTAGAGACATAAGGTTTCCTGATGTGgagggaaaaaataaaaagcggATGTTAGAGTTGCCTGGAAGCTCAAGGAAAGTTTTGGCAAAGAAAAGAAGGCTTACATCAGAAGATTCATTTTCAGCAAAAACTGCTGCTAAAGCACCTGAACACTCATATTCTGGTGTGAGAAAGTTTGCAAGTGCTGACAAAAGTGAAAAAATATTATCTGGATCAAATTCCTTGAGGAAAGCAAAAAAAAATGATGCATTCAGGAAGACTTTTAAGGAAAAAACAAAGTGTAACTCAACAGAGGTGGATAGGTCTGCAACAACTACAGTAAACAAGATGTCACTGGGTGACAGATTATATAGTTTGATGACAAAAAGGTCCGGACAAGGTAAACTCCAGAAGCAAGATGAAGATAAAAGTGTGACGGTTAAGACTTCTGCCAGGAAGTTAAGCAGTGAAATACCTGCATTGGATGCTGAAACAGAAAAGAG AATATTGGCTTTAATAAAAGAGTCTGCATCATCAATCACTTTGGATGATGTTAAGAAAAAGCATGAAGTTCcatctacacatgcatactcaTCAAAAACTGTTGTTGACAAGACCATTACAGCAGGAAAGGTGGAGGGTACAGTTGAG GCTGTTAGGACAGCTTTAAGGAAGCTTGAAGATGGCTGCAGCACTGAAGATGCGAAAGCTGTTTGTGAACCAGAGGTTCTGAATCAGGTTTTTAGGTGGAAG AATAAGCTCAGAGTGTATCTTGCGCCGTTTCTATATGGAATGCGATATACATCATTTGGCCGCCATTTCACAAAAGTGGAGAAGCTCAAAGAG ATTGTCAATGTGCTCCACTGGTATGTACAAGATGGTGATATG GTTGTTGATTTCTGTTGTGGTGCGAATGATTTCAGTTGTCTCATGAAAAAGAAGCTTGAAGAGACAGGAAAGAAGTGCTCATATAAAAACTATGATGTTTTTCAACCAAAG AACGATTTCAATTTTGAGAAGAGGGATTGGATGACTGTTCGTCCAGATGAGCTGCCAAAAAGGGGTTCACAGTTG ATAATGGGACTAAACCCTCCTTTCGGGGTTAAAGCAGCTTTGGCCAACAAGTTCATTGACAAGGCTCTTGAATTTAGACCTAAACTCCTTATTCTGATTGTTCCGCCGGAAACCGAAAG GTTAGACAAAAAGCATACACCTTATGATCTTGTTTGGGAGGATGATCATTTTTTGTCAGGGAAG TCATTTTATCTACCTGGCTCTGTTGATGAGAATGACAAACAAATGGAACAGTGGAACGTGACTGCCCCGCCTCTTTATCTTTGGAGCAGACCCGATTGGACTGTAAGGCACAAGGCCATATCTAAAAAGCATGATCATTTATCTATGCGAAAGGGAGAATCTGATTTGGTCAAAAGTTGCCTTGAAACAAAAATCCCTGATCATACAGTGGAAATCCACTGTCACAATGCTGATACTGCAGAAGTGACAGGTGATCTTTCCGTGGAAcataaagaaaaatcaaatcatGAGGGACCTGTGGTTGGGGGTCGTAAAGAATGCTCTCATAAGAGTGGTGATAGAGAAAGCCAAGATAGTCATGGCCCTGAGAGAAGCCGGTCTAAGGAGGAGACTTCAAGGAAGATTAAGCATAGTGAAGATAAGACCAGCAAAGGAGCAGTTGAAAAATTACCCAGTAACAGATGGAAAGGTGGAACATCTCCTGGAAGTGATATGTACAAGGTAATGCCTCATTGTTCCCCGACCAATGTGGTCAATGGTAGATCCAGGCAGGAAGTTCCCCCATCTAGATCTGTCGAAATGCCCATGAACGGAGACGTTCGTGAAAATAGTTTGCCAAATTTGGAGTCGGGTATGCCTAGCTCACGTATGCCATATGGAATGGCTTGTGGTGGGAGTGCATCCTACATTCATGAAGATGTGGGAAGGAAATACAGCATGGACAGTATAGAGTATTCACATAGCATTCATGGATTTTCTCATGCCAACATGGAGGAACAGTCAACAGGGAACATGAGAGAAAGTGCAGAGAGTTTTAGTTATAGATCATATATGACAGAATTAGAAAGGGGACCAGATATGCGATCGCAAATTCGAGCTTATGGGCAAGATGTTGATTCTTCCGTCCAAAGAAATTATCTGGGTGGTCATGAACCCGGATACGGTCAAATGGGATCGCTTTCATCAATCCCTTATGGGCACATGGGTCCAGCTGTAGAGTCGTCTTATAGGATGAACATGTCTGCAATGCAGCGATACGCACCTCGGCTGGATGAATTGAACCATACAAGGATGAATGACTTTGGTCCTGATCCGTCCATGTTGAACCGAAACAATGCCTTGTACGATCCAAGAGCACCTCGACCAGGCGTTCCTGGCAACCATGGTGACTCGATGGGGTTTGCTCCAGGTCCTCAGCACCTTTATCCCCATAACTCAGCAGGTTGGCTTAATGAAtag